CCGAACACTGGTGAATGAAACTTCTGAATGACCGTTCGGAGCATCGTCAAATCCGAATACACGCAGGGCCCTCTCAACCTTAACACCTTCGCAATCCATCGGGACCAGGATCATAGACTGCTGCAGATGTTTTGGCGCGGTCTGGTCGGTCTTGCCCATAAAGATCGCCAACTTGCAGCGAGCGTCGCCTGCTCCGGTCGACCACCATTTGCGGCCGTTCAAAACATATTCATCGCCATCCGCGACTATAGACGACTCGATATTCGTTGCATCCGAGGAAGCTACCGCGGGTTCGGTCATCGCAAAACACGAACGGATCTCACCGGCAAGCAGCGGCTCGAGCCATTGCTTCTTCTGCTCATCGGTGCCGTAAAGATGCAGCACCTCCATATTGCCGGTATCCGGCGCCGAACAATTGAACACCTCAGAGGCCCACAGCACTCTGCCCATAGTTTCAGCAAGCGGAGCATATTCGACGTTCGTGAGTCCCGAAATATCCGGCAGGAAAAGATTCCACAGCCCGGCCGCCTTTGCTTTGGCCTTCAGTTCTTCAATAAGCCCAAGTGGCTGCCATCGATCGCCGGAATCCAACTCGTCGTTATATCGCTGTTCATTCGGATAAATATTCTCTTCCATGAATGCGTTTACGCTTTTTTGCAGTTCGGTCGATCTTGCAGAATAATTGAAGTCCATATTCGCCACAGATTAACACAGGCCGCGGAGTTTCCGCCGTTGAAGTTGGCACGAGATGAAAAAGGACGACGCAACAACCCCAAGGGCAGGAGAAGAGCTGAACGAAAAAGCTCTCAAAGATTTTCTCAGGGCTCGTCTGCCGACGCCGTTCACCGAAATGGAGGTGCTGCAGTTCCCGGCCGGCAGTTCGAATCTGACATATCTGGTCCGGCTCGGTTCAACACAGTATGTCCTCCGCCGGCCGCCATTCGGCAATACCGTGAGGACCGCCCACGATATGAAGCGAGAGTTTGAGGTACTCTCAAAGCTTGCGTTCGTTTATCCACCTGCACCGGAGCCGATCCTTTTCTGTGATGATGAGTCTGTCATCGGAGCGGAGTTCTATTTGATGGAGAAAAGGGACGGTGTTGTGATTCGCGGTCAGGTTCCCGCATTATTTGCTGCGTCGAAAGAGGTTCAGACAAAGCTTTGCCGCAGTTTTATGGATAATCTCGCCCGTCTTCATTCTGTCAACTACACAGCTGCAGGACTAGCCGATCTCGGAAAACCTGAGGGTTATAATCGCCGCCAGGTCGAGGGCTGGACGCAGCGCTATATTGCAGCAAAAACCGAAGAGCACACAGAACTTGAGGCTGCGATGAAGTGGCTTGGCGAAAACGTACCCGTCGAAGCCGGTGCGTCCCTGATCCATAACGACTACAAATTCGACAACATCATGCTCGATCCCGAAGATCTGACGCGGATCATTGCCGTTCTTGATTGGGAAATGGTAACGATCGGCGACCCGCTCATGGATCTCGGAACAACTCTAGGTTATTGGATGTCGCCTAAGTTCGGCGAAGAGTTGATGAATATGCCGTTCAATCCTCGTATATTGATGGAAAACATCTCGCGCCGTGAACTCGTGGAGTTGTACGCCTCGGCTCGAGGGATCGCACAGCCTGATATGCTTTTTTACTATGTATTTGGAACATTCAAGATCGCCGTCATCGCCCAGCAGATATATGCCCGATTCGTTAAGGGAATGACCAAAGATGAACGCTTCGCAAATTTTGATCGGTTCGTCGCCGCACTTGGCCGGATCTCGAATTCTGCACTAGAACGCGGATCGATCTGATCTAAAGTCGCTCTTTCCATTCCTCATCCGGACGAACGGGCTCAGGCTGGTCAGTGGTAAGATTTGCGGGATCAATATCGGCGTAAATGAAATTCTCAGGCGGGACCGGCGTACCGTGAATTCGGCGAAGCATCGCGAGTTGTCCGGCGTGCGTCATTGCATCGGCAAGCGGACCTTGCAGCATCTTCTCCTCGGTCATCATATCGAGAAAGGCGTCGCCGTCTGAGATGTGTTTGGACAAGCGCTCGATGGTTGAATGAAATCGAACAACTTCTTCATCTAACGTAGCTAGCGGCTCGGGCCAAAATGTTCCGCCCGTAAAGAACGTATCGGCATAGCCCACAACGCTTGTCATATGGCATACAAGCTCTTTCGGTGTACGAGTGAGATTCCCTGCTGCGAAATCACCAAAATCTGCTGGAGCGCCGCGAACAGCCTTCTGTGTTCTGTATGCCAAAGCTGCGAGAAAATGGGCCAACATTGCCCGCTTATCGTTCATTGCTCGCTTGTGCGCTCCCGCCAAGTTTGTGGGTTCGAGCCGTCGTCGCGGCGTTGCATTTCGATCGCCCCGGGTGATGGGCAAACCAGTGCACAGAGATTACAGCCAACGCATTCTTCTTCGATGACGCGTGGGTAGCGATCGCCGTTGGATTCGACGAATTCGAACGATTGATGGGCTCCGTCCTCACAGGCAATGTAACAGAGGTTACAGCGGATGCAATGTTCCTCGTTGACGTGGGCCTTGACTACGTAATTGAGATCGAGATCGCCCCAATCGGTCACGCGGTTCACACTCTTGCCGATGATGTCATTGACCGACGCAAAGCCTTTCTCGTCCAAATACGCATTTAGGCCGTCGATCATGTCCTCGACAATTCGGTAGCCGTAATGCATCACGGCGGTGCAGACCTGCACGCTGCCGGCACCGAGCAGCATGAATTCGACGGCGTCACGCCAAGTGTTGATGCCGCCGATGCCGCTGATAGGTATATTGAATTCGGCATCGCGGGCGAGTTCACTGACCATGTTTAGAGCAATAGGTCTTACTGCAGGACCGCAATAACCGCCGTGCGCCGCCATGCCGTTGACGTTGGGATGCGGGATCATCGTGTCCAGATCGACGCCCATTACGGAATTGATGGTGTTGATCAGCGAAACGGCGTCGGCACCGCCTGCTTGAGCGGCACGGCCGGGAGGGACAATGTTCGTCACGTTTGGGGTGAGTTTGACGATGACAGGGATTTCACTGACCTCTTTCACCCATTCCGTGACCATGCAGGTGTATTCCGGAACCTGGCCCATCGCGGCTCCCATTCCCCGCTCGGACATACCATGCGGACAGCCGAAATTCAGCTCAAACCCATCGCAGCCCGTGTCCTGCGTTCGTTTGACGATCTCGTGCCAGGCTTCGCGTTTCGACTCAACCATCAGCGACGCGATGACTGCGTGACCGGGATATTTCCGTTTACACTCGGCCATCTCTTTCAGATTGACCTCGAGCGGGCGGTCCGTTATCAGCTCAATATTGTTCAGACCGATCATCCGCTGGCCGTTGTGATCCAGGCCTGCAAGTCGCGACGAGACATTCACGATCGGCTCGCCCAGCGTTTTCCACACAGCCCCGCCCCAACCCGCATCAAAAGCACGTTCCACCATCGAACCCATGTTCGTCGGCGGAGCACTCGCCAGCCAAAACGGATTCGGCGACCTTATACCTGCGAAATTGATGCTCAGATCAGCCATGGACTAGGGATATGTATACGGAGCCTGCAGGCCAAGCGGTATTCCCAATGCCCAATACCCCAGCAGGAATAGGACCCACGTGATCATGAACGCGATCGAATACGGAAGCATCAGCGACACGAGCGTGCCGATACCGGTGCTCTTGACGTAACGTTGGGCGAAAACGACCACGAGCGGGAAATACGGCATCAGCGGTGTCAGAATATTCGTCGTCGAGTCACCGATGCGGTATGCCGCCTGTGACAGTTCCGGCGAGAGTCCCAGCTGCATCAGCATAGGCACAAAGATCGGTGCGAGCAGAGCCCATTTTGCAGATGCCGAGCCGATCAACAAATTGACCAAGGCCGTGAGCAAGATAATGCCGATGATCGTGACCTGGGCGGGCAATGCAAGCGATTGCAGCACGCCCGCACCTTTCAGTGCGATCAGGGCACCGATATTTGACTGTCCGAAAGCGGCGATAAAAAGGGCGGCAAAGAATGCCAACACGATGTAATAACCCATCGTACTCATCGACTTGCTCATGCCGGTAATGATGTCGCGGTGGCTTTCTACGGTCTTTGCAACATAGCCGTAAACGATGCCCGGCAATATGAACAAAAGAAAGATCAGCGGGACTATCGACTGCATCAGAGGCGCCGCTGACGCGGTCAATTGCGGTGTCACCGGCTCTGCATTTTTCATCAGCGATTCGCCGTATTTCTTGAGATTCTCTTCGCCGATCTTAGGCTTCAATGAGTTGTCGAATGCCGTCTTGCCAAATAGCTCCTGTCCCAGCACGGGTGTTATCTTGGCGGCCACATCTTCAGGCATTCCTTCGGCCTTGACCTTTTCAACGGCGGCCGGTGTCAGCCGATAGCCGGCCGGTGAACGCATCGGCGACGTTTCGGGGAGTGAGACCGCGGCTAGTATGCCTATGCCGATGATCAATGTTGCCATGCCGGCGATAAGGCCTTTCTTCTCTTTCGGGCCGAGTGTCTCCATCTTCGGCATATCTTCGGGATCGCCGTCCACCTCCGTTCCCTTCAGCCGCGGCTCAATGACCTTGTCCGTCAGGAACCAGCCGACAGCCACGATCACAAGACAGGAGGCCGCAGTGAAGTACCAATTGGAAAGGGGATTGACGAGACGCGTAGCATCCAGGATCTGTGCACCGGACTGCGTCAGTCCCGAAAGCAATGGGTCGAGGCTGGACGGTATGAAATTAGCACTGAACCCGCCCGAAACGCCCGCGAAGGCAGCCGCAATACCCGCTAGCGGATGCCGGCCGGCGGTATAGAAAATGACGCCGCCCAAAGGAATAACGAGAACATACCCCGCATCGGCCGCCGTATGGCTGATTATCGCTACAAAGATCAGCATCGGCGTCAACAGCTTAGGTGACGTGACATTGAGCAATGCTTTGAGGGCTGCATTGATAAAACCCGTGTGTTCGGCCACGCCAACACCCAATAAAGCGACCAGCACCACGCCCAATGGATGAAACCCCGTAAACGTCGTGACCATGTTGGACAAGAACGTTGCGATCGCTGCGCCTGTCATTTGGTTGTTGATCACCAATGCCTTGCCCGTCCGCGGATCGATCTCAGTAAAGGTCATCGTCGAAAGGATCGCCGACAGGACCCAAACCGTGAAAAGCAATATGAGGAATAACGCCGCCGGGTCGGGCAGTTTATTGCCGACGCGTTCGATCAGGTTCAACGCTCTGTCAACAAAACCGAGATTCGAAGGTTCCGTTGCGGGTTTATTCTCATTTGCCATAAAAATGGTTCTCTCCTAACTGAAAATGATTTATTGCGGATGCCCGAACATTCTAAGCGAAATCGGGCGTGAAACGAAAAGCAGCGATAAGCGATTTTCTAGCTGCCGGCAAAACGAACTTCCTCGCCTGAAAGCGACCGATGAATTCCCTTCGCAGCGGTCTTGCCCATCTGAGCGGCATCGACGGCCTCGGCACCGCCATTTACACAGTCGCCGCCCGCAAAAACGCCGTCAACGGAAGTTTGCATTGAATCATTGACGACGACACGGCCAACATCATCGACCTCGATGCCGAAGGTCTCAGTAAAGAACGGCGTCATCTTTGTCTGGCCGATGGCTTTGATCACCTGATCGCACTCTATCAGCACCTCGTTGCCATCACGGCGGCGGCAACGCAGACCTGCAGCCTTATCGTCTCCAACTACTTCGATAGGCATCGTCTCCCAATGGAACTCGATGCCGTCCTTTCTCGCGAGTTCCAGTTCGTATTTGTACGCCGGAGCGTCCTTTTCCGTTCGGCGATAGATCAGCATGACACGTTCGGCTCCCAGTCGTTTTGCCTGTGTCGCTGCATCGACGGCAGTATTGCCGGCTCCGATCACCGCAACGGTGTTACCTAGAGGAACAGAGCTCCAATCACGTGTCTTGACCATTCTAATGAACGCAAGTGCATCGATAACGCCATCGAGCTCTTCGCCTGGAACGCCTAACATTCTCGTAGAGCCAAGACCGACCCCAATGAAAACCGCGTCGTGATCGTCGCGAAGTTTTTGAAAGGGCAAGGCTTCCGACCCGACCTCTGCGTTTGTCACGAAACGCACACCTAGCCGCTCGACCAGCCCAACCTCGGCAATTGAAGCGGCTTGCGTCATCTTGTATTCCGCCATGCCGTATGTGTCTAGCCCGCCGGGCTTTTCGCTTTTTTCGTAAACCGTCACTTCATAACCGAGCCGAGAAAGATAGGTCGCACACGACAAGCCGGCCGGGCCTGAGCCGACGATACCGACCGACTTGCCGGTTGGCTCGGCCTTTTCAAAGAGCTGATTACCGTTTTCAATAACGTGCTGCGTCGCATACCGCTGCAAACGGCCGATCTCGATCGGTTTATTTACGAGAGTTTTCTCGACGCACGCACCTTCGCACAGAACATCGACCGGGCAAACTCGTGCACACGTCGCCCCGATAGGATTTGCGTCGAAAATCACACGTGCCGATCCCGTGACATTGCCGCTCGCGATCTTTTTGATGAACGACGGCACGTCGATATGCGTCGGACACGCCTGCGTGCAAGGTGCGTCGTAGCAATACAGACACCGATTCGCCTCGGCGAGAGCCTCAGCCTGCGTCATCAAAGGAGCGATCTCGGCAAAGTTCTGCTCGATCTGCGTGATATCTGGCGGTGTGCAGGAATCTGTCATAAACTGGCCACTGAGATCACCGAGTTCACAGAGATCAAAACAACGATGCCTCAGAGTTCTCTGTGTTCTCTGTGGTGAGATCACTTAATCCGCAACGATCGCACCGTATGCATCCGGCCTGCGGTCGCGGAAAAACTGCCAAGTGTTTCGAACCTCGCGGATCTTGTCCATGTCGAGATCGGCGACGATAAGTTCGTCTTTGTCTCGACTGCCTTCGGCAATGATCTGACCGCGAGGGTCGCAGAAATACGATTGCCCGTAAAACTCGCCGATGTTCCACGGAGCCTCTGTGCCGACGCGATTTATCGCACCGACAAAGTAGCCGTTGGCGACGGCATGTGCGGGCTGTTCAAGCTTCCACAAATACTCCGAAAGCCCGGCGACCGTTGCCGATGGATTAAAGATGACCTCGGCCCCATTGAGGCCCAAACATCGGGCACCTTCCGGGAAATGGCGGTCGTAGCAGATATAAACTCCGATCTTGCCGACCGCCGTTTCGAAAACCGGATAACCTAGATTGCCCGGGCGAAAATAGAATTTCTCCCAAAAGCCGGGAGCGACGTGCGGGATGTGCGTCTTGCGGTATTTGCCGAGATACTTGCCGTCGGCGTCGATGACGGCTGCGGTGTTGTAATAGATCCCGGTCTGCTCTTCCTCGTAGATCGGCACGATCAGCACCATGCCGTGCTGCTTTGCCACGTCCTGCATCAGCTTGACCGTCGGCCCGTCGGGAACTCGCTCGACCGCTTCGTACCAACGTGTCTGCTGTTCGGCACAAAAATACGGCGTCGTGAATATCTCCTGAAAGCACAGCACCTGCACGCCCTGCCGAGCAGCATCCTCAACGAATTTCATCTGGTTGTCGATGTTCGCCTTCTTTATCTCATCGATCGGTGCATTAACATCACCGACATTGTGAGCCTGTATCAGGCCCGCTTTTACAATTCGCGACATAAGTTAATTACGTTTTCTCATCAACAAATAATACAACACAAAAGCAATTCCGAAAGTAACGAACCACGCATAAGTGTAAAGCGTGTCAAAGAAATTAGGATCGGCGATCTGGCCGCCGGGCGTGGTCGCGGCTCGCAGGAAGCCGGGGACGACCGGTGCGATGGCCAGTACCAACGCCGCGATCGCCCGCCAATTGAAACCGCTCGAATAGGTGTAAATGCCGTCGGTTCTATAAAGGTCAGCGAGTTCGATACGGCGTTTTCTGATGAGCCAATAATCGCAGATCAGTATGCCGCCTATCGCTCCCATCAGGCCGGAATAGCCGATCAGCCAAGTAAAGATATACGCTCCCATCGACGACATCAATTGCCAAGGCATCATCACGATGCCGATAACTGCGGTGATCAATCCGCCGGTCACATACGAGATGCGTTTGGGGTTAAGATTCGAGAAATCGTTCGAAGGCGATACGACATTTGCCGCCATGTTCGTTGATATTTGAGCGACAAATATCACTATCATGGCGAACAATATGACTAGCGTGTTGTCGAATCTCTTGATCAACTGAACAGGATCGGCGATCGCCTCGCCGTAGATGATCACGGTCGCGCTCGTAACCGCCACGCCGATAAAAGCGAACGCCGTCATCGTCAACGGCAATCCAAGTGCCTGACCCAGCATCTGCGAACGCTGCGATTTTGCATATCGCGTAAAATCAGGGATGTTTAGACTTAGCGTCGCCCAATAGCCGACCGACGCTGTCAAAGCCGCGGGAAAGATCGACCAGAGGTTTGCATGCTCTTTCTGTAATACTGATGTGCCCGCAAGCACATTTCCCAAGCCGCCCGCAGCCGAAGACGCCCAAACGAGCAGCACCAAACCGCCGAGCAGCAGCAGCGGTGCCGCCCAGGATTCGAGATGTCTGATTCCCTCGATGCCGCGAAGAATGATCACGACCTGAATGCCCCAGAACAAGAAGAACGACAGCCACGTATGCAGCGGATTTCCCGCGATCATCGCGTCGATTCCTGCCCAGCCGCTCCAAACGGCCGTCAGCAATGCATCTATCGCCGTTCCGCCGATCCACGTCTGAATACCGAACCACCCGCACGCGACGATCGCCCGAAGTATCGCCGGAATATTCGCTCCCTTCGTCCCGAACGACGCACGAAGCAGCACGGGAAACGAGATACCGTACTTCGTCCCGGCGTGCGCATTCAAAACCATCGGGATCAGCACGATGCAGTTGCCGAGCAGTATCGTCAGCATCGCCTGCCACCACGTCATCCCTTGGGCGATGAAACCGCCGCCGAGCATATACGTCGTGATCACGACGCTCATCCCGATCCATAACGCCGCGATGTTCCACGTCGTCCATGTCCGCTGCTCGACGCCGGTCGGAGCCAGATCCTGATTCCACAATGGCGAGGCGGAAACGTCTTCGGTCAGTTCGACAAATTCTCTATTTTCATCGTTCATTCAAACTCGCCTCCATTCGCACAAAGCACTAAACTCTAAACCCTATTCAGGGATCCCGACTCGTTTGACCAATTCCTTAAATCGCGGGTCGTCTCGCACGAAGTCCCATCTAAAATTTACTTTGAGGCCAAGAACCGACATTGAACGCTCATCGTATGATTTGTTCAAATATTCGATCGTCTTATCTTTGTCTTTGAGAGACGCGTAAGTTTCGGCAAATCTGATCGCGGACACATATTCGTTTTTGTCTTTTGCCTGTTGGTCATTTAGAGATTTGATTGTGCCTGTTGCACGTATTTTTACGATACCGTCCCAACCGACTTTTTCGTAAAGGTCTTTCGCCTCCTGAATTTCTTCGGGTTTGGCCCCGGCTGCCTCCCCCAAAAGGATGTATTCTTCGAAAGCTTCTGCATATTTGCCTTGAGCCACATAAATTTCACTGTTGAAAAAATGAAAAGTCGTCTCATCGGGAAATAGCTCATTGACCTTCTTATTTTGCAAAAGTGCTTCGTCAAATCGCTTGGATTCTTGCAAAACTGTTACCATTTGCCGGTTAATGATCATCGAAAACGGGTCGAGTTCAAGGGCTTTTGACATTTCTCTGATCGCTTCGTCCGGCCTGCCGCTGAGAGACAATAACTCGCCGTACCATTGACGAGCCGTGGCATATTTCGGATCAAGTTCGATCGCCCTTTTGTAGGCTTTTTCGGCACCCGGAAAATTGTAGTCTCCGTAAAGCAGAATTTGACCAAGCGAAGCGTGGGCTTCCGCCAGATTCGGGTCAAGTTCGAGAGCCTTGAGTGCCGCTTGCTTGGCTTGCGGCATATAATCTTTTGGTCTGAAATCGCCGTATGCGGGGATCAAAGCATACGTATCGGCTAATCCGGTGTAGGCAAGAGCGTAGTTCGGGTCTTTTTCGATAGATTGCTTGAAAAACAAGATCGCCTTTTCAAATTCAGTTACGTTTCGTTTGTTCCAATGGTAACGGCCTTGCAGGTAAAGCTGATAGGCTTCGTTGTTGTCGGTGTATTTCTTCGCCAGCTTTTGCTCGCTTTCGCCCGACAGTTTTAGCTGCAGTTTGCTCACGATCTCGGTGACGATCTCGCGTTGAGTGGTCAATAATTCCGAAAGTTTCCGTTCATACTGCTCGCCCCACAGCGATTTGTTGGTGCGGGCATCCACGAGCTCGACCGTGATGTTCAAATTGTCGCCCCGCTTGGTAAGGCGTCCGGTCATGACCGCATCTGCGCCAAGTTCGGAGGCGATCTTGGCAATATCGGTCGATGCTCCTTTGTAACGCATCACCGAACTCGTCGGGCTGACCCTCAGATCGGCGATCTGCGTCAGCCGAAAGATCACCGATTCCGCCAAACCGTCCGACAAATAATCCGTGTCCGCATCCGAATTCCTATTCTCAAACGGCATCACCGCGATGGAATTGATCTGTGTCGAACCGAACGGCCCATAATATCGATAGCCGACATAGCCGGCAACGGTTATCAAAACCGCCAGCAATGGTGCTGCGATCAACCGCTTATCAAATCCGCGAGGCTTAGAGACAATATCACCCGTCCTGCTCGGCAAGACGGCTGACTGCTCGGTAGTGTGTATCTGCGCGCGGGTCGGAGCTTCGCCCGGTGCAGCGGTGTCGTGAAGGATCGCGGTCTGCGGCCCGTCGCCAGAAGACAAAGCCCCAGTCCCTGCCGCTCCCGGTTCTGACAAGATCGCCGTCTGCGGCTGGTCCGGCGACAAGCGGACAGGAGTGTCCGGGCTCCGCGGGCCTTCGAGCAGCGCATTTCCATCGTCGAGACAATACAGCAGAGTGTCGTCGTAATAGTCCCGTCTGCATTCTGGGCATCGTTTCATAGGGTTGGGCCGGAACCGAAAGCTAAAGAAATTCTGCGACAGTATAAACGATAATGCGCATTACAGCTATGATTTTTCCGCACCGCCTGCCATCCATTGATCCATCTATCTGAGCGTGTCGCTGACCGCATCCTTGCGATGCCGGAATTCTTTTGTAAACATAGACAGTATGGCAGCAACGGAAACGACGCAGATACCTTTGGGATTTAGGGCGCCGGGATTTACGCTCCCCGATGCGGTTTCGGGTCGCGAGATGTCTTTGAACGAGTTAAAAGGCGAGCACGCGACCGTCGTAATGTTCATCTGCAACCATTGTCCGTTCGTGAAACACATCAACGCCGAGCTTGTGCGGCTGGCGAATGACTACATGCCGAAGGGCGTGTCTTTTATCGCGATCAACTCTAACGACGTAGAGAATTATCCAGAAGATTCGCCTGAGAATATGAAAATGTGGGCGGAAAGGCTGGGCTACCCGTTCCCTTATCTATTTGATGAGACGCAGGACGTTGCCCGAGCCTATCACGCGGCCTGCACACCGGATCTCAGCATTTTTGATAAAGATCTGCTGTGCGTTTACCGCGGCCAACTGGACGGATCGCGGCCCGGCAACAGCGTCCCCAACGACGGTCGCGACATCCGCGCCGCCCTCGACAACATACTCGCGGGTGAACCCGTCAGCGACGCCCAAACACCGAGTATCGGCTGCAACATCAAGTGGAAACCGTAAGAACACCGTATCGGACACTATTGAGGCAATCCGATCTTTGCTAGAAGCTCTTTATAACGCGGATCATCTCTTATGACATCGTAAAATCCCGAGGTCTTGATGGTGACAAGGTGCGGGTCGCGGGATTCGTAGGCCTTGTAAAGGTATTCGATCGCCTTTTCTTTGTTTTTGGTCGCGGCATACGCATATGCAAGGCTCTCGTTATCGAAATAGAGCGGCTCATCTGCCTCAGTGACGGCCTTCTGCAATGTAAGCAGTGTCGCCAAATATTCCATCCAAAAGCCTTGCCAACCCTTTAGTTTATAAGCGTTTTCGTAACGGCGTATCTCGTAATTCTTGCGTCCGTCCAACCTCAGACCGGTCAAATACTGCTCTATCGCCTCAGGATACATTCCCTTTGCGGCATAAGCCTCGCCAAGATTGAATCTAACGACGGGGCTTTCGGGATGAAGTTCGACCGTTCTATTCAATTGGTCTATCGCCTCGTCATGACGGCCGGCGAACCCGAGAATATTCCCTTTCATTCTGTTGATCACCAGCGAGAACGGATCGAGTTCAGCGGCGGCCGAGATAGCTGCCACCGCCTCTTCAGTTCGGCCTCGAAAGGCAAGATGTTCGGCATACCACTGATGGGCGGTCGCGTAATTCGGACGCGAGGAAAGAGCGGCTCGATAGTGTTCCTCGGCGCGATCCCAATCATAGTCGTAGGTAGTCGTAATGTATCCCAGAGATGCATGAGCCTCAGCCAATTCTCCGTCCAGTTCCAACGCCTTGAGCGCCGCCTGTTTTGCTTTGGGTATGTACTCTGTCGGCCGATAATCACCGTACAGCGGCATCAACGCGTAAGTGTCCGCAGTGCCTGTGTAGGCAAGCGCATAGGACGGATCTTTCTCAACAGCACGGCTAAAATAACGCAAAGCCTTTTCAAAATCGCGAACGGTTCGCTTGTTCCAATGAAAACGACCCTTTAGATATAGCTGCTCAGCTTCCGAATTTGTTGAATAATTCTGTGCGACCCTAGATCGGTCCTCCGTCGAAAGGGCCGGACGAAGGCGTTCGGACACATCTCTGGCGATGTCCCTCTGCAGAAGGATCAAGTCGCCTATCTTTCGTGAATATTCCGCTGACCAAAGCAGATCTTGGGACGACGAATCAACCATTTCGAGCGTGATCTTGAGGTCATCACCGGCTTGCGCAAGCCGCCCAAGCAAAACTGCGTCCACATTCAACTCGGAGCCGATCGTCTTTGGTGAGACGTCCTTGCCTTTGAATGAAAAGACAGAGCTTCTCGCCTTGATAGATAGATCGGGTATCGTAGAGAGGCTGCGAATGAGATTTTCCGTCATGCCGTCCGCGAGATACTCGTATTCGACGTCGCCGCTGAGATTTTCGATGGGCATCACCGCAATCGATGCGATCTGCTCTGTCTTAGAAAAATAACTGTATCCGATGAAACCGCCTACCGAGAGCAAGACAGCCAACAGTGAACCTAACGCAAGTGTCGGCAACCGCCTCGCTCTTGATTTT
This sequence is a window from Acidobacteriota bacterium. Protein-coding genes within it:
- a CDS encoding acyl-CoA dehydrogenase family protein, whose translation is MDFNYSARSTELQKSVNAFMEENIYPNEQRYNDELDSGDRWQPLGLIEELKAKAKAAGLWNLFLPDISGLTNVEYAPLAETMGRVLWASEVFNCSAPDTGNMEVLHLYGTDEQKKQWLEPLLAGEIRSCFAMTEPAVASSDATNIESSIVADGDEYVLNGRKWWSTGAGDARCKLAIFMGKTDQTAPKHLQQSMILVPMDCEGVKVERALRVFGFDDAPNGHSEVSFTSVRVPKQNLLLGEGRGFEIAQGRLGPGRVHHCMRLIGAAERALESMIDRANGRVAFGKPIADQGVVRQWIAEARCAIEQARLLVMKAAWLMDTQGNKAARKEIAMIKAVVPQMALKVIDRAIQVHGGGGVSQDHPLAGFWIYARSLRLADGPDEVHLEAIAKAEIRSRQ
- a CDS encoding NAD(P)-dependent oxidoreductase — its product is MTDSCTPPDITQIEQNFAEIAPLMTQAEALAEANRCLYCYDAPCTQACPTHIDVPSFIKKIASGNVTGSARVIFDANPIGATCARVCPVDVLCEGACVEKTLVNKPIEIGRLQRYATQHVIENGNQLFEKAEPTGKSVGIVGSGPAGLSCATYLSRLGYEVTVYEKSEKPGGLDTYGMAEYKMTQAASIAEVGLVERLGVRFVTNAEVGSEALPFQKLRDDHDAVFIGVGLGSTRMLGVPGEELDGVIDALAFIRMVKTRDWSSVPLGNTVAVIGAGNTAVDAATQAKRLGAERVMLIYRRTEKDAPAYKYELELARKDGIEFHWETMPIEVVGDDKAAGLRCRRRDGNEVLIECDQVIKAIGQTKMTPFFTETFGIEVDDVGRVVVNDSMQTSVDGVFAGGDCVNGGAEAVDAAQMGKTAAKGIHRSLSGEEVRFAGS
- a CDS encoding acyltransferase, whose amino-acid sequence is MSRIVKAGLIQAHNVGDVNAPIDEIKKANIDNQMKFVEDAARQGVQVLCFQEIFTTPYFCAEQQTRWYEAVERVPDGPTVKLMQDVAKQHGMVLIVPIYEEEQTGIYYNTAAVIDADGKYLGKYRKTHIPHVAPGFWEKFYFRPGNLGYPVFETAVGKIGVYICYDRHFPEGARCLGLNGAEVIFNPSATVAGLSEYLWKLEQPAHAVANGYFVGAINRVGTEAPWNIGEFYGQSYFCDPRGQIIAEGSRDKDELIVADLDMDKIREVRNTWQFFRDRRPDAYGAIVAD
- a CDS encoding phosphotransferase family protein, coding for MKKDDATTPRAGEELNEKALKDFLRARLPTPFTEMEVLQFPAGSSNLTYLVRLGSTQYVLRRPPFGNTVRTAHDMKREFEVLSKLAFVYPPAPEPILFCDDESVIGAEFYLMEKRDGVVIRGQVPALFAASKEVQTKLCRSFMDNLARLHSVNYTAAGLADLGKPEGYNRRQVEGWTQRYIAAKTEEHTELEAAMKWLGENVPVEAGASLIHNDYKFDNIMLDPEDLTRIIAVLDWEMVTIGDPLMDLGTTLGYWMSPKFGEELMNMPFNPRILMENISRRELVELYASARGIAQPDMLFYYVFGTFKIAVIAQQIYARFVKGMTKDERFANFDRFVAALGRISNSALERGSI
- a CDS encoding NCS1 family nucleobase:cation symporter-1, which codes for MNDENREFVELTEDVSASPLWNQDLAPTGVEQRTWTTWNIAALWIGMSVVITTYMLGGGFIAQGMTWWQAMLTILLGNCIVLIPMVLNAHAGTKYGISFPVLLRASFGTKGANIPAILRAIVACGWFGIQTWIGGTAIDALLTAVWSGWAGIDAMIAGNPLHTWLSFFLFWGIQVVIILRGIEGIRHLESWAAPLLLLGGLVLLVWASSAAGGLGNVLAGTSVLQKEHANLWSIFPAALTASVGYWATLSLNIPDFTRYAKSQRSQMLGQALGLPLTMTAFAFIGVAVTSATVIIYGEAIADPVQLIKRFDNTLVILFAMIVIFVAQISTNMAANVVSPSNDFSNLNPKRISYVTGGLITAVIGIVMMPWQLMSSMGAYIFTWLIGYSGLMGAIGGILICDYWLIRKRRIELADLYRTDGIYTYSSGFNWRAIAALVLAIAPVVPGFLRAATTPGGQIADPNFFDTLYTYAWFVTFGIAFVLYYLLMRKRN
- the preA gene encoding NAD-dependent dihydropyrimidine dehydrogenase subunit PreA, which translates into the protein MADLSINFAGIRSPNPFWLASAPPTNMGSMVERAFDAGWGGAVWKTLGEPIVNVSSRLAGLDHNGQRMIGLNNIELITDRPLEVNLKEMAECKRKYPGHAVIASLMVESKREAWHEIVKRTQDTGCDGFELNFGCPHGMSERGMGAAMGQVPEYTCMVTEWVKEVSEIPVIVKLTPNVTNIVPPGRAAQAGGADAVSLINTINSVMGVDLDTMIPHPNVNGMAAHGGYCGPAVRPIALNMVSELARDAEFNIPISGIGGINTWRDAVEFMLLGAGSVQVCTAVMHYGYRIVEDMIDGLNAYLDEKGFASVNDIIGKSVNRVTDWGDLDLNYVVKAHVNEEHCIRCNLCYIACEDGAHQSFEFVESNGDRYPRVIEEECVGCNLCALVCPSPGAIEMQRRDDGSNPQTWRERTSEQ